A single window of Rissa tridactyla isolate bRisTri1 unplaced genomic scaffold, bRisTri1.patW.cur.20221130 scaffold_33, whole genome shotgun sequence DNA harbors:
- the LOC128903433 gene encoding olfactory receptor 5B21-like, with the protein MDGGQWVNGTPPVEFLLLGMSDDPSLQTPPFILSLVIYTVTVFGNILIVVLVMADQHLRTPMYFFLDNLSSLEICYGSTILSRLLASFLTGDKTISAHGCMAQFYFFSTSAGTECYLLAAMPYDRYLAICQPLLYASHMTWKVSLQLAAASWLGGLLLFAVLIFLLFQLKFYSPKAIDHFCDFTPLMELSCSDTNVLTGAALIFVFLDAVFPFLFTLASYVFIIAAILRIPSHQGRQKAFSTCSSHLTVVTLFYGTLIIVYMLPRTTPPRQLNKVFSFFYTVLTPLINALISSLRNREVREALWKVLRKAKACTQNSWREGDSRNKPLASLSQGQVLNTGHTSRSVCHCAYLKLAQG; encoded by the coding sequence ATGGATGGAGGGCAATGGGTCAATGGGACACCACCAGTGGAgttcctgctgctgggaatgAGTGATGATCCCTCTCTCCAGACACCGCCCTTCATCCTTTCACTTGTCATCTACACTGTGACTGTCTTTGGGAACATCCTCATTGTTGTGCTGGTGATGGCAGATCAGCATCTGcgcacccccatgtacttcttcctggaCAATCTGTCCTCCTTGGAGATCTGCTACGGCTCCACCATCTTGTCCCGGCTGCTGGCCAGCTTCCTGACTGGGGACAAGACCATCTCTGCTCATGGCTGTATGGCtcagttctactttttttccacttctgctggtACTGAGTGTTACCTGCTGGCAGCCATGCCCTATGATCGGTACTTGGCCATCTGCCAGCCCTTACTCTATGCAAGCCACATGACCTGGAAGGTGAGTCTCCAGTTGGCAGCTGCGTCTTGGCTGGGGGGATTGCTGCTATTTGCAGTACTCATCTTCCTCTTATTTCAGTTGAAGTTCTACAGCCCCAAGGCAATTGACCACTTCTGTGATTTTACTCCGTtgatggagctctcctgcagtgacaccAACGTGCTTACAGGGGCAGCTTTAATCTTTGTCTTCTTGGATGCAgtattcccttttctgttcacactggCCTCCTATGTGTTTATCATAGCTGCCATCCTGAGGATCCCGTCCCATCAGGGCAGGCAAAAAGCCTTCTCCACCTGTTCCTCTCACCTTACTGTCGTCACTCTCTTCTATGGCACTCTTATCATTGTCTACATGCTGCCCAGGACAACTCCACCGAGGCAGCTCAACAAAGTATTCTCCTTTTTCTACACTGTCCTCACACCCCTGATTAACGCCCTCATCTCCAGTTTGAGGAACAGGGAGGTCAGGGAGGCCCTCTGGAAGGTGCTCAGGAAAGCAAAGGCCTGCACCCAGAACTCCTGGCGTGAGGGTGACAGTAGGAACAAACCACTTGCAAGTCTTTCACAAGGGCAAGTGCTGAATACTGGGCACACCTCCAGAAGTGTGTGCCACTGCGCCTACTTGAAACTAGCGCAGGGATGA